The Longimicrobium sp. genomic sequence GGAGATCGGCGACGCCCGCGTCCTCCCCGGCGCCGGGATCGCGCGCGAGGACGGGAGGATCCGCGTCACCGACGACGATCGCGACCGCAACGGGCACGGCACCGCCGCGGCGCACCAGGTGCTGGCCCTCGCCCCGGAGGCGCGCGTGGTCCCCATCCGCGTGTTCGGCGAGACGCTGGAGACGTCGCCCGGCGCGATCGTGGCGGCGCTGGACCAGGCCCTGGAGCTGCGCGCGGACGTGATCAACCTGAGCCTGGGCACCACGCGCGAGGATGCGGTGCGTCCCCTTTACGCCGCCTGCGAGCGCGCGCGCCGCGCCGGCGCCATCGTCGTCGCGGCGGGAGACAACTTCGGCGAGCGCTCCTTCCCCGCCGCGTTCGACCACGTCATCGGCGTGGCGATGGGCGTCTTCGCATCACCCTACGAATACCGCTGGCGCGCGGACGACGCGCTGGAGATCGAGGCGTGGGGCGTCCGCCAGCCCGTCGTC encodes the following:
- a CDS encoding S8 family serine peptidase; protein product: MRLLTVRRPATSSGGAVFGRAAGVLPPAEVPAVIPSFAPPAWVAGATGRGIRVAIIDSGWDREIGDARVLPGAGIAREDGRIRVTDDDRDRNGHGTAAAHQVLALAPEARVVPIRVFGETLETSPGAIVAALDQALELRADVINLSLGTTREDAVRPLYAACERARRAGAIVVAAGDNFGERSFPAAFDHVIGVAMGVFASPYEYRWRADDALEIEAWGVRQPVVTLGGRIVLSTGTSVAAPNVTGIVALLRQLHPGATIERIRELLAAHAIA